A genomic region of Nicotiana sylvestris cultivar TW 137 mitochondrion, complete genome contains the following coding sequences:
- the ccmC gene encoding cytochrome c maturation protein CcmC (putative heme delivery) produces the protein MSLSLLQPSFLMSKTRSYAQILIGSRLFLTAMAIHLSLRVAPLDLQQGGNSRIPYVHVPAARMSILVYIVTAINTFLFLLTKHPLFLRSSGTGTEIGAFSTLFTLVTGGFRGKPMWGTFWVWDARLTSVFILFLIYLGALRFQKLSVEPAPISIRAGPIDIPIIKSSVNWWNTLHQPGSISRSGTSIHVPMPIPILSNFANSPFSTRILFVLETRLPIPSFLESPLTEEIEAREGIPKPISLAESFCIHG, from the coding sequence ATGTCCCTTTCGTTATTACAACCTTCTTTTTTGATGTCAAAGACCAGAAGCTACGCGCAAATTCTCATTGGATCTCGGTTGTTCTTAACAGCGATGGCTATTCATTTAAGTCTTCGGGTAGCACCACTAGATCTTCAACAAGGTGGAAATTCTCGTATTCCGTATGTACATGTTCCTGCGGCTCGGATGAGTATTCTTGTTTATATCGTTACGGCTATAAACACTTTTTTGTTCCTATTAACAAAACATCCCCTTTTTCTTCGCTCTTCCGGAACCGGTACAGAAATAGGTGCTTTTTCTACGTTGTTTACCTTAGTTACTGGGGGGTTTCGGGGAAAACCTATGTGGGGCACCTTTTGGGTGTGGGATGCTCGTTTAACCTCTGTATTCATCTTGTTCCTTATTTACCTGGGTGCACTGCGTTTTCAAAAGCTTTCTGTCGAACCGGCTCCTATTTCAATCCGTGCTGGACCGATCGATATACCAATAATCAAGTCTTCAGTCAACTGGTGGAATACATTGCATCAACCTGGGAGCATTAGCCGATCTGGTACATCAATACATGTTCCTATGCCCATTCCAATCTTGTCTAACTTTGCTAACTCCCCCTTCTCAACCCGTATCTTGTTCGTTCTGGAAACACGTCTTCCTATTCCATCTTTTCTCGAATCTCCTTTAACGGAAGAAATAGAAGCTCGAGAAGGAATACCAAAACCTATTTCACTCGCTGAGTCTTTTTGCATCCATGGCTGA
- the atp6 gene encoding ATP synthase F0 subunit 6, whose amino-acid sequence MFRRIFLFDEDSLNSSVTSYTNASQSTTTIMDYSLKSSDTQGSSSGIFTDHPGLNPCSERIVELQYDIRLKLGALMPKESAQKVLEASEALHGESNNIAFLEYLLEDLQQNGVGGEAYKDAVDLSKDLVSSPLEQFEIISLIPMKIGNLYFSFTNPSLFMLLTLSLVLLLVYFVTKKGGGNSVPNAWQSLVELIYDFVLNPVNEQIGGLSGNVKQKFSPRISVTFTFSLFCNPQGMIPYSFTVTSHFLITLGLSFSIFIGITIVGFQKNGLHFLSFLLPAGVPLPLAPFLVLLELIPYCFRALSSGIRLFANMMAGHSSVKILSGFAWTMLCMNDLLYFIGDLGPLFIVLALTGLELGVAISQAHVSTILICIYLNDAINLHQSASFFIIEQKRV is encoded by the coding sequence ATGTTTCGACGTATATTTTTATTTGATGAGGATAGTTTAAATTCCAGTGTTACATCGTATACAAATGCGAGTCAATCCACGACAACAATTATGGATTATAGCCTTAAATCGTCCGATACTCAGGGTTCTTCTAGTGGTATTTTTACGGATCATCCGGGCCTTAATCCTTGCAGTGAACGTATAGTGGAGCTTCAATATGATATACGACTGAAATTAGGAGCCTTGATGCCTAAGGAGAGTGCCCAAAAAGTTTTGGAAGCTTCCGAAGCTTTACATGGGGAAAGCAACAATATCGCCTTTCTTGAATACCTTTTGGAAGATTTGCAGCAAAACGGAGTAGGGGGAGAAGCCTATAAAGATGCGGTGGATCTATCGAAAGATCTCGTCTCCAGCCCACTTGAACAATTTGAAATAATCTCATTGATTCCTATGAAAATAGGAAACTTATATTTCTCATTCACAAATCCATCTTTGTTTATGCTACTAACTCTCAGTTTGGTCCTACTTTTGGTTTATTTTGTTACTAAAAAGGGAGGAGGAAACTCAGTACCAAATGCTTGGCAATCCTTGGTAGAGCTTATTTATGATTTCGTGCTGAACCCGGTAAACGAACAAATAGGTGGTCTTTCCGGAAATGTTAAACAAAAGTTTTCCCCTCGCATCTCGGTCACTTTTACTTTTTCGTTATTTTGTAATCCCCAGGGTATGATACCTTATAGCTTCACAGTTACAAGTCATTTTCTCATTACTTTGGGTCTCTCATTTTCTATTTTTATTGGCATTACTATAGTGGGATTTCAAAAAAATGGGCTTCATTTTTTAAGCTTCTTATTACCTGCAGGAGTCCCACTGCCATTAGCACCTTTTTTAGTACTCCTTGAGCTAATCCCTTATTGTTTTCGAGCATTAAGCTCAGGAATACGTTTATTTGCTAATATGATGGCCGGTCATAGTTCAGTAAAGATTTTAAGTGGGTTCGCTTGGACTATGCTATGTATGAATGATCTTTTATATTTCATAGGGGATCTTGGTCCTTTATTTATAGTTCTTGCATTAACCGGTCTGGAATTAGGTGTAGCTATATCACAAGCTCATGTTTCTACGATCTTAATCTGTATTTACTTGAATGATGCTATAAATCTTCATCAAAGTGCTTCTTTTTTTATAATTGAACAAAAGCGAGTCTGA
- the cob gene encoding apocytochrome b produces the protein MTIRNQRLSLLKQPISSTLNQHLIDYPTPSNLSYWWGFGSLAGICLVIQIVTGVFLAMHYTPHVDLAFNSVEHIMRDVEGGWLLRYMHANGASMFFIVVHLHIFRGLYHASYSSPREFVRCLGVVIFLLMIVTAFIGYVLPWGQMSFWGATVITSLASAIPVVGDTIVTWLWGGFSVDNATLNRFFSLHHLLPFILVGASLLHLAALHQYGSNNPLGVHSEMDKIASYPYFYVKDLVGWVAFAIFFSIWIFYAPNVLGHPDNYIPANPMSTPPHIVPEWYFLPIHAILRSIPDKAGGVAAIAPVFICLLALPFFKSMYVRSSSFRPIHQGIFWLLLADCLLLGWIGCQPVEAPFVTIGQISPLVFFLFFAITPILGRVGRGIPNSYTDETDHT, from the coding sequence ATGACTATAAGGAACCAACGACTCTCTCTTCTTAAACAACCTATATCCTCCACACTTAATCAGCATTTGATAGATTATCCAACCCCGAGCAATCTTAGTTATTGGTGGGGGTTCGGTTCGTTAGCTGGTATTTGTTTAGTCATTCAGATAGTGACTGGCGTTTTTTTAGCTATGCATTACACACCTCATGTGGATCTAGCTTTCAACAGCGTAGAACACATTATGAGAGATGTTGAAGGGGGCTGGTTGCTCCGTTATATGCATGCTAATGGGGCAAGTATGTTTTTCATTGTGGTTCACCTTCATATTTTTCGTGGTCTATATCATGCCAGTTATAGCAGTCCTAGGGAATTTGTTCGGTGTCTCGGAGTTGTAATCTTCCTATTAATGATTGTGACAGCTTTTATAGGATATGTACTACCTTGGGGTCAGATGAGCTTTTGGGGAGCTACAGTAATTACAAGCTTAGCTAGCGCCATACCTGTAGTAGGAGATACCATAGTGACTTGGCTTTGGGGTGGGTTCTCCGTGGACAATGCCACCTTAAATCGTTTTTTTAGTCTTCATCATTTACTCCCCTTTATTTTAGTAGGCGCCAGTCTTCTTCATCTGGCCGCATTGCATCAATATGGATCCAATAATCCATTGGGTGTACATTCAGAGATGGATAAAATTGCTTCTTACCCTTATTTTTATGTAAAGGATCTAGTAGGTTGGGTAGCTTTTGCTATCTTTTTTTCCATTTGGATTTTTTATGCTCCTAATGTTTTGGGGCATCCCGACAATTATATACCTGCTAATCCGATGTCCACCCCGCCTCATATTGTGCCAGAATGGTATTTCCTACCGATCCATGCCATTCTTCGTAGTATACCTGACAAAGCGGGAGGTGTAGCCGCAATAGCACCAGTTTTTATATGTCTGTTGGCTTTACCCTTTTTTAAAAGTATGTATGTACGTAGTTCAAGTTTTCGCCCGATTCACCAAGGAATATTTTGGTTGCTTTTGGCGGATTGCTTACTACTAGGTTGGATCGGATGTCAACCTGTGGAGGCACCCTTTGTTACTATTGGACAAATTTCTCCTTTAGTTTTCTTCTTGTTCTTTGCCATAACGCCCATTCTGGGACGAGTTGGAAGAGGAATTCCTAATTCTTACACGGATGAGACTGATCACACCTGA
- the rps14 gene encoding ribosomal protein S14: MSEKRNIRDHKRRLLAAKYELRRKLYKALCKDPDLPSDMRDKHRYKLSKLPRKSSFARVRNRCIYTGRPRSVYEKNFSYPFSWISISRSFDGHKEIVLVATTKPIEQGLAPQQVYKQGK, encoded by the coding sequence ATGTCGGAGAAGCGAAATATACGAGATCACAAACGTAGATTGCTCGCGGCTAAATATGAATTGAGACGAAAGCTTTATAAAGCCCTTTGTAAAGATCCCGATCTTCCTAGTGATATGCGGGACAAACATCGTTATAAGTTGTCCAAGTTGCCAAGAAAGAGTTCCTTTGCACGAGTAAGAAACCGATGTATTTACACGGGTCGCCCTCGTTCTGTATATGAGAAAAATTTCTCGTATCCTTTTTCGTGGATTAGCATCTCGAGGTCCTTTGATGGGCATAAAGAAATCGTCTTGGTAGCAACCACCAAACCAATAGAACAAGGGTTAGCTCCGCAGCAGGTCTACAAGCAAGGTAAGTAG
- the rpl5 gene encoding ribosomal protein L5: MFPLYFHYENLSRQDLLLKPNHANVMEVPGSCKIIVVPKTAPSIKNGKLAMEIPCGQKLIQTQRASTGKSFRSNPFLGSNKDKKGYVSDLARQSTLRGHGMSNFLVRISTVMSLLDSPVEIRERSILFSMETEFCEFSPELEDHFEIFEHIRGFNVTIVTSANTQDETLPPWSGFLQKDEGETQ; the protein is encoded by the coding sequence ATGTTTCCACTCTATTTTCATTACGAAAATCTCTCACGTCAGGATCTGTTGCTCAAACCGAATCACGCCAACGTTATGGAAGTTCCTGGATCGTGTAAAATAATAGTAGTACCAAAGACAGCACCTTCTATCAAAAATGGAAAATTGGCTATGGAGATTCCGTGCGGTCAGAAATTAATACAGACACAAAGGGCTTCAACAGGAAAGTCGTTTCGATCCAATCCATTCTTGGGGTCAAATAAAGACAAAAAAGGATATGTCAGTGACCTAGCACGACAAAGCACTCTCCGAGGGCATGGAATGTCTAATTTTTTGGTCAGAATATCCACAGTAATGTCTCTGTTAGATTCTCCGGTCGAAATAAGGGAAAGGTCAATTCTATTCTCGATGGAAACGGAATTTTGCGAATTCTCCCCCGAACTGGAAGATCATTTCGAGATCTTCGAACATATTCGAGGGTTCAATGTTACTATTGTAACTTCGGCCAACACACAAGATGAGACTTTACCACCGTGGAGCGGCTTTTTGCAAAAAGATGAGGGGGAAACTCAGTAA